In Botrytis cinerea B05.10 chromosome 6, complete sequence, the following proteins share a genomic window:
- the Bchsh155 gene encoding Bchsh155: protein MSDTDFETIRKLQAERNAASAGKKGSKTFDPSSQRTDVSTKASLTESFDTSLYERDGGDKFAGYNTSIAVADGDDDEMEEADTSRRLVGQYTASKEQLNEFAQGNGVEEEDILLGREKSARISDRETDYQKRRHDRVLTPTRADGNAESYRDVMARRELEREEERVRKAIEEKKANGEVIHHTATLVKEGSGSPGDKENDEAGSTEAVASGRKRKKRWDVGTEEDTSMAPPSAESKTKRSRWDQTPAVGGATVDETPRRRSRWDQAPAATPMGNQGLVTPMHPSQMGGPSIPTTFGTDISSRNAPLSDEELDMMLPSEGYKILEPPPGYAPIRTIAQKVMSTPLPTGGFMMQDPESGRQLAKQLPTEIPGVGDLQFFKAEDMAYFGKLTDGSDENSMSVEELKERKIMRLLLKVKNGTPPMRKTALRQLTDNARQFGAGPLFNQILPLLMEKTLEDQERHLLVKVIDRILYKLDDLVRPYVHKILVVIEPLLIDQDYYARVEGREIISNLSKAAGLAHMISTMRPDIDHVDEYVRNTTARAFAVVASALGIPALLPFLRAVCRSKKSWQARHTGVKIVQQIPILMGCAVLPHLKGLVDCIGGNLNDDQTKVRTVTSLAIAALAEAANPYGIESFDDILNPLWTGARKQRGKGLAGFLKAVGYIIPLMDEEYANYYTGQIMEILLREFSSPDEEMKKVVLKVVSQCAGTDGVTAGYLKENVLDEFFKSFWVRRMALDKRNYRQVVETTVDLGQKVGVGEIVERIVNNLKDESEAYRKMTVETIEKVIASLGAADIGERLEERLIDGILHSFQEQSVEDIVMLNGFGTVVNALGTRCKPYLPQIVSTILWRLNNKSATVRQQAADLISRIAMVMKQCGEDALMGKLGIVLYEYLGEEYPEVLGSILGALRSIVTVVGINQMQPPIKDLLPRLTPILRNRHEKVQENTIDLVGRIADRGPESVNAREWMRICFELLDMLKAHKKGIRRAANNTFGFIAKAIGPQDVLATLLNNLRVQERQSRVCTAVAIGIVAETCAPFTVLPALMNEYRVPELNVQNGVLKSLSFLFEYIGEMAKDYVYAITPLLEDALIDRDQVHRQTAASVVKHVALGVVGLGCEDAMLHLLNLLYPNLFETSPHVIDRIVEAIEAIRMAIGPGLVLNYVWAGLFHPARKVRQPYWTLYNSAYVLSADAIVPYYPNMDDEKMDRPDLAIVI, encoded by the exons gaggaggaagatattcttttagggagagagaaaagtgCACGAATTTCCGATCGCGAAACCGATTACCAAAAACGTCGACACGATCGAGTCTTGACTCCTACAAGAGCTGATGGGAATGCTGAAAGCTATAGAGATGTCATGGCTAGAAGGGAACTCGAGcgtgaggaagagagagtTAGGAAAGCCattgaggagaagaaggctaATGGCGAAGTTATCCACCATACTGCAACACTGGTCAAGGAAGGTAGTGGTTCTCCTGGTGACAAGGAAAACGACGAAGCTGGTTCCACGGAAGCTGTCGCAAGTGGacgcaaaagaaagaagagatggGATGTTGGCACTGAGGAAGACACTAGCATGGCTCCACCATCAGCGGAGAGTAAAACCAAACGTTCGAGATGGGATCAAACACCAGCTGTTGGAGGTGCCACGGTTGACGAAACTCCTAGGAGAAGGTCTAGATGGGATCAAGCACCTGCTGCCACCCCTATGGGCAATCAAGGATTAGTAACACCAATGCATCCATCACAAATGGGCGGTCCATCTATACCAACTACATTCGGAACTGATATATCATCGAGAAATGCGCCACTTTCAGATGAGGAGCTCGATATGATGTTACCATCTGAAGGTTATAAGATCTTAGAACCTCCGCCAGGTTACGCCCCAATACGAACTATTGCGCAAAAGGTCATGTCTACACCATTGCCTACTGGGGGATTTATGATGCAAGATCCGGAAAGTGGAAGACAATTAGCAAAACAACTCCCAACAGAAATACCCGGCGTGGGAGATTTGCAGTTCTTCAAGGCGGAGGATATGGCATATTTTGGAAAGCTCACAGATGGTAGTGATGAAAATTCTATGAGTGTCGAAGAACTTaaagaaaggaagatcaTGAGGCTCTTACTCAAAGTTAAGAATGGAACTCCACCGATGCGAAAGACTGCTCTGCGTCAACTTACGGATAACGCAAGACAATTTGGCGCCGGTCCATTgttcaatcaaattcttccatTGCTCATGGAAAAGACACTGGAAGATCAGGAGCGCCATTTGTTAGTCAAGGTTATTGATCGTATCCTCTATAAACTTGATGATCTTGTCAGGCCTTATGTTCACAAGATTCTGGTCGTCATCGAACCATTGCTTATCGATCAAGACTATTACGCTCGAGTGGAAGGTCGAGAAATTATTTCCAATCTCAGTAAAGCTGCTGGCTTAGCACACATGATCAGTACTATGCGACCAGATATTGATCACGTTGATGAATACGTACGAAACACAACTGCTAGAGCATTTGCTGTTGTCGCTTCTGCACTTGGTATTCCTGcacttcttcctttcttacGAGCAGTTTGTAGAAGTAAGAAATCGTGGCAAGCAAGACATACTGGTGTAAAGATTGTTCAACAGATCCCTATCTTAATGGGTTGTGCTGTCCTTCCTCATCTAAAAGGTCTGGTTGATTGTATCGGTGGCAATCTTAATGACGATCAAACCAAGGTTCGAACTGTTACCAGTTTGGCAATTGCAGCTTTAGCAGAGGCAGCAAATCCCTATGGTATTGAAAGCTTCGACGATATCCTGAATCCGTTATGGACCGGTGCTAGG AAACAACGTGGAAAAGGTCTTGCTGGTTTCTTAAAGGCCGTTGGATATATCATTCCTTTGATGGACGAGGAATATGCCAATTACTACACAGGACAAATCATGGAGATTCTTTTGAGAGAATTCTCATCTCCCGacgaggaaatgaaaaaggtAGTACTTAAAGTTGTTTCACAGTGCGCTGGTACCGATGGTGTAACAGCAGGATATTTGAAGGAGAATGTGTTAGATGAGTTTTTCAAGAGCTTCTGGGTTCGAAGAATGGCATTGGACAAGCGTAACTATAGACAAGTGGTTGAGACTACTGTTGATCTCGGCCAAAAAGTCGGTGTTGGCGAGATCGTGGAGCGCATCGTCAACAACTTGAAGGATGAAAGCGAAGCATATCGCAAAATGACTGTGGAGACTATTGAGAAAGTTATTGCCAGTCTCGGTGCTGCCGACATTGGCGAGAGACTCGAAGAACGACTTATCGACGGTATTTTGCACTCTTTCCAGGAACAGAGTGTCGAGGATATCGTTATGttgaatggatttggaaCTGTGGTCAACGCTCTTGGTACGAGATGTAAACCATACCTCCCCCAAATTGTCAGTACCATTCTGTGGCGATTAAACAACAAATCTGCGACCGTTCGACAACAAGCGGCGGACTTAATCTCTCGTATCGCAATGGTCATGAAGCAATGTGGTGAAGATGCTTTGATGGGCAAGCTAGGTATCGTTCTTTACGAATATCTCGGTGAAGAGTATCCAGAAGTTCTCGGTTCTATCCTTGGTGCCTTGCGTTCTATTGTCACTGTGGTCGGTATCAATCAAATGCAACCTCCTATTAAGGACTTGCTTCCTCGACTTACACCAATTCTTCGAAATCGGCACGAGAAGGTACAAGAAAATACCATTGATTTGGTTGGTCGTATCGCTGATCGTGGACCTGAGAGTGTCAATGCTAGAGAATGGATGAGAATCTGTTTCGAACTCTTAGACATGCTTAAGGCCCACAAGAAAGGTATTCGCCGTGCTGCCAACAACACATTCGGTTTCATCGCCAAAGCCATTGGACCTCAGGATGTTCTTGCCACTCTTTTAAACAATCTCCGAGTTCAAGAACGTCAATCTCGTGTCTGTACAGCTGTGGCAATTGGTATTGTTGCGGAAACTTGCGCTCCATTCACAGTTCTTCCAGCTTTGATGAACGAATACCGTGTTCCCGAACTCAATGTTCAGAATGGTGTTCTGAAAtcactttctttcctcttcgaATATATTGGTGAGATGGCCAAAGATTATGTCTATGCTATTACACCTTTGCTCGAAGATGCCTTGATCGATCGTGATCAAGTTCATAGACAGACTGCCGCCTCTGTTGTCAAGCACGTGGCGTTGGGCGTTGTTGGTCTGGGTTGTGAAGATGCAatgcttcatcttctcaattTATTATACCCCAATCTATTCGAGACCAGTCCTCACGTTATCGATCGCATTGTGGAAGCTATTGAGGCTATTAGAATGGCAATTGGACCAGGTCTTGTTCTCAACTACGTCTGGGCTGGTCTATTCCACCCAGCACGCAAAGTTAGACAAC CTTATTGGACGCTTTACAACAGCGCTTATGTGTTATCGGCCGATGCTATCGTGCCTTACTACCCAAAtatggatgatgagaagatggaCAGGCCCGATTTGGCAATTGTGATATAA